Proteins from one Solidesulfovibrio sp. genomic window:
- a CDS encoding TIGR04372 family glycosyltransferase, with protein sequence MAEPGGRLLVVGTAKPDYVERFLARPEAAGAALLAARRDRERFAGRAGRAFYFSGTLRWFTPALLAAFAAVRPDRVVIVCGLAFDHANVVEAARIASSLLGRPADVRVAVDRAVLPPPPLPGRGPAWLEILRLFPLAALAGLVWLARPWRTVRVGAIYAHRLGHLALDCEIYLCERDLGEVPPRCLDIFYPESGRVANAPLLAMFGRCMRIHPAGRWLREAVDLFGLGARHEAVMATHRMPFARDAACLMQRVPAHLRLTEAERRRGEAGRRALGLPPGVPHVCLLGRDDRYLRAVSGEHGDGGHQWPRNMDIAAFGPAALALAERGYAVVRMGSLVAEPFAVDHPLVFDYASHPARDPFLDIFLAATCRFFVGAPSGLLHVPMVFRIPCLSVNLARVGLMHACDPRDMTIFKLLRLRRENRLLTLSEILATGRAVRRIEEAAADADVDYLDNTPEDIRDAALEMHERLDGTWRDAPGDAALQERFRRLFPPDAYNRCRRSPVGTAFLRRHRDLLR encoded by the coding sequence GTGGCTGAGCCTGGCGGGCGGCTGCTGGTCGTCGGCACGGCCAAGCCCGACTACGTGGAACGCTTCCTGGCCCGGCCCGAGGCGGCCGGCGCGGCGCTTTTGGCCGCGCGGCGCGACCGGGAACGCTTTGCCGGCCGGGCCGGCCGGGCCTTTTATTTCTCGGGGACCCTGCGCTGGTTCACCCCGGCCCTGCTGGCCGCCTTCGCGGCCGTGCGGCCGGACCGGGTGGTGATCGTGTGCGGCCTGGCCTTCGACCACGCCAACGTGGTGGAGGCGGCCCGCATCGCCTCGTCCCTGCTGGGCCGGCCGGCGGACGTCCGGGTGGCGGTGGACCGGGCCGTGCTGCCGCCGCCGCCCCTGCCCGGCCGGGGGCCGGCCTGGCTGGAGATCTTGCGCCTGTTCCCGCTGGCCGCCCTGGCCGGCCTGGTGTGGCTGGCCCGGCCCTGGCGCACGGTGCGCGTGGGGGCCATCTACGCCCACCGCCTGGGCCACCTGGCCCTTGATTGCGAGATCTACCTGTGCGAGCGCGACCTGGGCGAGGTGCCGCCGCGCTGCCTGGACATCTTCTATCCCGAGTCCGGACGGGTGGCCAACGCGCCCCTGCTGGCCATGTTCGGCCGGTGCATGCGCATCCACCCGGCCGGGCGCTGGCTGCGCGAGGCCGTGGACCTGTTTGGCCTCGGGGCGCGCCACGAGGCGGTCATGGCCACCCACCGCATGCCCTTCGCCCGCGACGCCGCCTGCCTCATGCAGCGCGTCCCGGCCCACCTGCGCCTGACCGAGGCCGAGCGCCGCCGGGGCGAGGCCGGGCGACGCGCCCTCGGCCTGCCGCCCGGGGTACCCCACGTCTGCCTGCTCGGCCGCGACGACCGCTACCTGCGCGCCGTCAGCGGCGAACACGGCGACGGCGGCCACCAGTGGCCGCGCAACATGGACATCGCCGCCTTCGGCCCGGCCGCGTTGGCCCTGGCCGAACGCGGCTACGCCGTGGTGCGCATGGGCAGCCTCGTGGCCGAGCCCTTCGCCGTCGACCATCCCCTGGTCTTCGACTACGCCAGCCACCCGGCCCGCGACCCCTTCCTGGACATCTTCCTCGCCGCCACCTGCCGGTTTTTCGTGGGCGCGCCGAGCGGGCTGCTCCACGTGCCCATGGTCTTCCGCATCCCCTGCCTGTCGGTGAACCTGGCCCGGGTGGGGCTCATGCACGCCTGCGACCCGCGCGACATGACCATCTTCAAGCTGTTGCGCCTGCGCCGCGAAAACCGCCTGCTGACCCTAAGCGAAATCCTGGCCACGGGCCGGGCCGTGCGGCGCATCGAGGAGGCGGCGGCGGATGCGGACGTGGACTACCTGGACAACACCCCCGAGGACATCCGCGACGCGGCCCTGGAAATGCACGAACGCCTGGACGGCACCTGGCGCGACGCGCCCGGGGACGCCGCGCTGCAGGAGCGCTTCCGCCGCTTGTTTCCCCCGGACGCCTACAACCGCTGCCGCCGAAGCCCCGTCGGGACGGCCTTTTTGCGCCGCCACCGCGACCTGCTGCGCTAA
- a CDS encoding transketolase C-terminal domain-containing protein: MRRKCLDMVTALARRDPRVVFVGSDLGHGTLADFRREMPERFFMEGISEGHVLGLAAGLALEGFVVYVNTIATFLTRRAYEQAVLDLGLHNLPVRLIGNGGGLVYAPLGPTHLATEDLTTFRAIPNMAVICPADATEMERFMPQTLDWPGPIYIRLGKGHDPVVTPPGAPFVIGRGQLLRPVGRVLLVTTGVCLGPVLEAADLLGAGGIVAGVLHLPTVKPLDAELLRQAMAQARAVVTVEENTILGGLGGAVAEVLAEADFPQAKRFRRMGLPDVFPDCYGTQKGLWQRYGLTPAAIRDTAAGIAE, encoded by the coding sequence ATGCGCCGGAAATGCCTGGACATGGTGACCGCCCTGGCCCGGCGCGACCCGCGCGTGGTGTTCGTGGGCTCGGACCTGGGCCACGGCACCCTGGCCGATTTTCGCCGGGAGATGCCCGAGCGCTTCTTCATGGAGGGCATCAGCGAGGGCCATGTCCTGGGCCTGGCCGCCGGCCTGGCCCTGGAAGGCTTCGTGGTCTACGTCAACACCATCGCCACCTTTCTCACCCGCCGGGCCTACGAGCAGGCCGTGCTGGACCTGGGGCTGCACAACCTGCCCGTGCGGCTGATCGGCAACGGCGGCGGCCTGGTCTACGCCCCCCTCGGCCCGACCCACCTGGCCACCGAGGATCTGACCACCTTCCGGGCCATCCCCAACATGGCCGTGATCTGCCCGGCCGACGCCACGGAAATGGAACGCTTCATGCCCCAGACCCTCGACTGGCCCGGGCCCATCTACATCCGGCTGGGCAAGGGCCACGACCCCGTGGTCACCCCGCCGGGCGCGCCCTTCGTCATCGGGCGGGGCCAGCTGCTGCGGCCGGTGGGCCGGGTGCTGCTCGTGACCACCGGGGTCTGCCTGGGGCCGGTGCTGGAGGCGGCCGACCTGCTCGGCGCCGGCGGCATCGTCGCCGGGGTGCTGCACCTGCCCACGGTCAAGCCCCTGGACGCGGAACTGCTGCGCCAAGCCATGGCCCAGGCCCGGGCCGTGGTCACGGTGGAGGAGAACACCATCCTCGGGGGCCTGGGCGGCGCCGTGGCCGAGGTGCTGGCCGAGGCCGACTTCCCGCAGGCCAAGCGCTTCCGGCGTATGGGCCTGCCCGACGTTTTTCCCGACTGCTACGGCACGCAAAAGGGCCTTTGGCAACGGTACGGACTGACCCCGGCCGCCATCCGCGACACGGCCGCCGGGATCGCGGAGTAG
- a CDS encoding transketolase — protein sequence MSHAASTTGQIGLDTPLDATSRRLRARIADILACSRRGHLGSAFSLIELLRALYDGFLRYDPARPRWDGRDRFILSKGHGCLAQYVFLAEKGFIDAAELRLFCRAEGILGGHPEAAKIPGVECSTGSLGHGLPIGVGMALAARLRGQAHRVVVVLGDGECDEGTVWEAALSAGNRGLSNLLACVDYNKMQSYGATAAVADLDPLAAKWRAFGFAAREVDGHDLAALGRALSAFPFAPDRPSCLICHTVKGKGLALAENNLDWHHKSALTDADLAAIRQGLACPGGA from the coding sequence ATGTCGCACGCTGCCTCGACGACGGGCCAGATCGGCCTTGACACGCCGCTGGATGCGACCTCGCGCCGCCTGCGCGCCCGGATCGCCGACATCCTCGCCTGCAGCCGGCGCGGCCACCTCGGTTCGGCCTTTTCGCTGATCGAGCTTCTGCGCGCCCTCTACGACGGCTTCCTGCGCTACGACCCCGCGCGGCCCCGCTGGGACGGCCGGGACCGCTTCATTTTGAGCAAGGGCCACGGCTGCCTGGCCCAGTACGTGTTTCTGGCCGAGAAGGGCTTCATCGACGCGGCGGAACTGCGGCTTTTCTGCCGGGCGGAAGGCATCCTGGGCGGCCATCCCGAGGCCGCCAAGATCCCGGGCGTCGAGTGCTCCACGGGGTCGCTGGGCCACGGCCTGCCCATCGGCGTGGGCATGGCCCTGGCCGCCCGGCTGCGGGGGCAGGCCCACCGGGTGGTGGTGGTGCTCGGCGACGGGGAATGCGACGAGGGCACGGTCTGGGAAGCGGCCCTTAGCGCCGGCAACCGGGGCCTGTCCAACCTGCTCGCGTGCGTGGACTACAACAAGATGCAGTCCTACGGCGCCACGGCCGCCGTGGCCGACCTGGATCCCCTGGCCGCCAAGTGGCGGGCCTTCGGCTTCGCCGCGCGCGAGGTCGACGGCCACGACCTGGCCGCCCTGGGCCGGGCCTTGTCCGCCTTCCCCTTCGCCCCGGACAGGCCCTCGTGCCTGATCTGCCACACGGTCAAGGGCAAGGGCCTGGCCCTGGCCGAAAACAACCTCGACTGGCACCACAAGTCGGCCCTGACCGACGCCGACCTGGCGGCCATCCGCCAGGGGCTGGCCTGCCCGGGAGGCGCGTAG
- a CDS encoding sugar nucleotide-binding protein, which yields MPPARPAPPAIPRLAVIGAEGFLGRRLLAAARAAQPGAVGTSHQPHAGLLPLDLARPDRDPAFGATGGPTVAVIAAGVTRVDRCQRDPDGTAAVNVHGTLRLAACLAAGGIRPIFLSSDRVFDGREGAPFDETARPEAASVYGRQKLAVERALLDACPGALVVRLSKLYGPARGDGGLFDAMADRLMAGRPVDPPYDQFFNPTSVADAVEAILRLAAAGTAGIVHVCAEPPCGRRELGLRLAELLRADPALVPPPPGPTLRTALVAGRLGAETGVTPLAPLEGLARFAASCGATA from the coding sequence ATGCCGCCCGCCCGCCCCGCCCCGCCCGCCATCCCCCGCCTCGCCGTCATCGGCGCCGAGGGCTTTCTCGGCCGGCGCCTGCTGGCGGCCGCGCGGGCGGCCCAGCCCGGGGCCGTGGGCACGTCCCACCAGCCGCACGCGGGATTGCTGCCCCTCGACCTGGCCCGGCCCGACCGCGACCCGGCGTTTGGGGCCACAGGCGGGCCCACCGTGGCGGTCATCGCCGCCGGCGTGACCCGTGTGGACCGCTGCCAGCGCGACCCGGACGGCACGGCGGCCGTCAACGTCCACGGCACGCTGCGCCTGGCCGCGTGCCTGGCCGCAGGCGGGATCCGGCCGATATTTTTGTCCTCGGACCGGGTCTTCGACGGCCGCGAGGGCGCGCCCTTCGACGAAACGGCCCGGCCCGAGGCGGCCTCGGTGTACGGGCGCCAGAAGCTCGCCGTGGAACGGGCCTTGCTGGATGCCTGCCCGGGGGCGCTGGTGGTGCGCCTGAGTAAGCTCTACGGCCCGGCCCGGGGGGACGGCGGCCTCTTCGACGCCATGGCCGACCGGCTTATGGCCGGCCGGCCCGTCGACCCGCCCTACGACCAGTTTTTCAACCCCACCAGCGTCGCGGACGCGGTGGAAGCGATCCTGCGGCTGGCCGCCGCCGGCACGGCCGGCATCGTCCATGTCTGCGCCGAGCCCCCCTGCGGCCGGCGGGAGCTGGGCCTGCGCCTGGCCGAGCTCTTGCGGGCCGATCCGGCCCTCGTGCCGCCGCCGCCCGGGCCGACGCTGCGCACGGCCCTGGTCGCCGGCCGGCTCGGGGCCGAAACGGGCGTGACGCCCCTGGCGCCCCTGGAGGGGCTGGCCCGCTTTGCCGCGAGCTGCGGCGCGACGGCCTGA
- a CDS encoding PfkB family carbohydrate kinase, which yields MNREAKLKTLGELAAIIAAHKAAGRTVVHCHGVFDLLHIGHIRYFSQARELGDLLVVTLTPDRYVDKGPHRPAFSERLRAEALASLGDVDYVAINETPTAVETLFRLRPDVYVKGEEFRTVAADMTGKMGLEAEAVEKIGARLAFTGDIVFSSSSLINRYLSNFPEELREYLNVFRQRYALPEVLAAVDRMGGLRVLVVGDAILDEYQYGQAIGKSSKDPVLALRYHSSDLFAGGALAVANHLADFAGEVGLLTVLGEHQRHEEFIVSQLDPRIRRVFHTRPGAPTILKRRFIDSESLNKLLELYVMDDAPIPPELDAAMAATFSELAGGYDLVIAADFGHASIGPRLLAALCDGAPFLAVNTQANAGNRGFNTISRYRRADVAFLAEHELRLETRDLERDVRPLMEGVSAALRGAYCVVTTGRQGCSVLGPGGAFVKVPALAATVVDRVGSGDAFFSVAAMAARLGLPEELIGFLGNVAGGQAVETIGNKKPVRSLAIKKSLTALLK from the coding sequence ATGAACCGGGAGGCCAAGCTCAAGACCCTGGGCGAACTGGCCGCCATCATCGCCGCACACAAGGCCGCCGGCCGCACGGTGGTTCACTGCCACGGCGTCTTCGACCTGCTGCACATCGGCCACATCCGCTATTTCAGCCAGGCCCGGGAACTCGGCGACCTGCTGGTGGTCACCCTGACCCCGGACCGCTACGTGGACAAGGGGCCGCACCGGCCGGCCTTTTCCGAGCGGCTGCGGGCCGAGGCGCTGGCCTCCCTTGGCGACGTCGACTACGTGGCCATAAACGAAACCCCCACCGCCGTGGAGACGCTTTTTCGCCTGCGGCCGGACGTCTACGTCAAGGGCGAGGAATTTCGCACCGTCGCCGCGGACATGACCGGCAAGATGGGCCTGGAGGCCGAGGCGGTGGAGAAAATCGGGGCCAGGCTGGCCTTCACCGGCGACATCGTTTTCAGCTCGAGCAGCCTCATCAACCGCTACCTGTCCAATTTCCCCGAGGAACTGCGGGAATACCTCAACGTCTTCCGCCAGCGCTACGCCCTGCCCGAGGTCCTGGCCGCCGTGGACCGCATGGGGGGGCTGCGCGTGCTGGTGGTGGGCGACGCCATCCTCGACGAGTACCAGTACGGCCAGGCCATCGGCAAATCGTCCAAGGACCCGGTGCTGGCCCTGCGCTACCATTCGAGCGACCTGTTCGCCGGCGGCGCCTTGGCCGTGGCCAACCACCTGGCCGATTTCGCCGGCGAGGTGGGGCTTCTCACCGTGCTCGGCGAGCACCAGCGCCACGAGGAATTCATCGTCTCCCAACTCGACCCGCGCATCCGCCGGGTCTTCCACACCCGGCCGGGCGCGCCGACCATCCTCAAGCGCCGTTTCATCGATTCGGAATCCTTGAACAAGCTCCTCGAACTCTACGTCATGGACGACGCGCCCATCCCCCCGGAACTGGACGCGGCCATGGCCGCGACGTTTTCGGAGCTGGCCGGCGGCTACGACCTGGTCATCGCCGCCGACTTCGGCCACGCCAGCATCGGGCCGCGCCTGCTGGCCGCCCTGTGCGACGGGGCGCCCTTTCTGGCCGTCAACACCCAGGCCAACGCCGGCAACCGGGGGTTCAACACCATCTCCCGCTACCGGCGGGCCGACGTGGCCTTTCTGGCCGAACACGAACTGCGCCTGGAAACGCGCGACCTCGAACGCGACGTGCGCCCGCTCATGGAGGGCGTCAGCGCCGCCCTGAGGGGCGCCTATTGCGTGGTGACCACCGGCCGGCAGGGCTGTTCGGTGCTCGGCCCGGGCGGCGCCTTCGTCAAGGTGCCGGCCCTGGCCGCCACGGTGGTGGACCGGGTGGGCTCGGGCGACGCCTTTTTTTCCGTGGCGGCCATGGCCGCGCGGCTGGGGCTGCCCGAGGAGCTCATCGGCTTTCTCGGCAACGTCGCCGGCGGCCAGGCGGTGGAGACCATCGGCAACAAGAAACCCGTGCGTTCCCTGGCCATCAAGAAAAGCCTGACCGCACTGCTCAAATAG
- a CDS encoding N-acetylneuraminate synthase family protein, translating into MPPLFVAEISSNHNQDIDRCLRFVDVAAAIGCGAVKFQLFTVADLFAPEILAASARHRARRAYELPVSFLPAIAGRCRQRGVLFGCTPFSLAAVEQLAGYVDFLKIASYELLWPPLGAACAATGLPVMLATGLADLAEVAGAVENLRRAGCPEPTLLHCVSAYPLPPGEANLAAIDSLRRAFGLPVGWSDHSRCPGVIHRAVHRFGAEVVELHLDLEGEGREYGAGHCWLPGELAECIRDVAAGLAADGDGIKACAPCEAPDRDWRADPHDGLRPLRRVRAGFTGDNGGAS; encoded by the coding sequence ATGCCGCCCCTTTTTGTCGCCGAGATTTCGAGCAACCACAATCAGGATATCGACCGGTGCTTGCGCTTCGTGGACGTGGCCGCCGCGATCGGCTGCGGCGCCGTCAAGTTCCAGCTGTTCACCGTGGCCGATCTGTTCGCCCCGGAGATCCTGGCCGCAAGCGCCAGGCACCGGGCCAGGCGGGCCTACGAGCTGCCGGTGTCGTTTCTGCCGGCCATCGCCGGGCGCTGCCGTCAGCGGGGCGTCCTTTTCGGCTGCACGCCCTTTTCCCTGGCCGCCGTGGAACAACTGGCCGGCTATGTCGATTTCCTGAAAATCGCCTCCTACGAACTGTTGTGGCCGCCCCTGGGCGCGGCCTGCGCGGCCACGGGCCTGCCCGTCATGCTGGCCACGGGCCTGGCCGACCTGGCCGAAGTGGCCGGGGCCGTGGAGAATCTCCGCCGGGCCGGCTGCCCCGAGCCGACCCTGCTCCATTGCGTGTCCGCCTATCCCCTGCCGCCCGGAGAGGCCAACCTGGCCGCCATCGACAGCCTGCGCCGCGCCTTCGGCCTGCCGGTGGGCTGGTCGGACCACAGCCGCTGTCCGGGCGTCATCCACCGGGCCGTGCACCGGTTCGGGGCCGAGGTGGTGGAGTTGCATCTGGACCTGGAGGGGGAGGGCCGGGAATACGGGGCGGGGCATTGCTGGCTGCCCGGGGAACTGGCCGAGTGCATCCGCGACGTGGCCGCCGGGTTGGCCGCCGACGGCGACGGGATCAAGGCCTGCGCCCCCTGCGAAGCCCCGGACCGGGATTGGCGGGCCGACCCGCACGACGGGTTGCGCCCCCTGCGCCGGGTGCGGGCCGGCTTTACCGGCGACAACGGAGGCGCGTCATGA
- a CDS encoding radical SAM protein, with translation MQRYTPLKIFHYTDKLDALPRETGRVEAPVHVRLKPTNQCNHACAYCAYRSKALQLGRDMRLADSLPRRKMREIVDDLVDMGVGAVTFSGGGEPFVYPHLAEAADRLAAGGVRIASLTNGGRLAGEAADVFARRGTWLRVSMDGFDGPSYARYRGVAEDEFDRVLGNIRRFAALGGPCRLGVSYVVDRGNAHKVRDMAARLKDLGVDSFKVSPCVVADDAAANNAYHEPLFALVRPAVDAILETLAGDGFEVFDAYHAFSGRFAKRYSWCPSLQLLAVIGADQRVYACQDKAYNRRCGLLGSIRRRRFKEFWLDGKDKFFAIDPSRDCPHHCVAQAKNELVLGYLGADPQHLPFV, from the coding sequence ATGCAACGCTATACCCCGCTCAAGATTTTCCATTACACCGACAAGCTCGACGCGCTGCCCCGGGAGACGGGCCGGGTGGAAGCGCCCGTGCATGTCCGCCTCAAGCCCACCAACCAATGCAACCACGCCTGCGCCTACTGCGCCTACCGGTCCAAGGCCCTGCAACTGGGCCGGGACATGCGCCTGGCCGACAGCCTGCCGCGCCGCAAGATGCGGGAAATCGTCGACGACCTCGTGGACATGGGCGTGGGGGCCGTGACCTTCAGCGGCGGCGGCGAACCCTTCGTCTATCCCCACCTGGCCGAGGCGGCCGACCGGCTGGCCGCTGGCGGCGTACGCATCGCCAGCCTGACCAACGGCGGGCGGCTCGCGGGCGAGGCGGCCGACGTGTTCGCCCGGCGGGGGACCTGGCTACGGGTGTCCATGGACGGCTTCGACGGGCCGAGCTACGCCCGTTACCGGGGCGTGGCCGAGGACGAATTCGACCGGGTGCTCGGCAACATCCGGCGGTTCGCCGCCCTGGGCGGCCCCTGCCGGCTGGGGGTGAGCTACGTCGTGGACCGGGGCAACGCCCACAAGGTCCGCGACATGGCCGCGCGGCTCAAGGACCTGGGCGTGGACAGCTTCAAGGTCTCCCCCTGCGTGGTGGCCGACGACGCGGCGGCCAACAATGCCTATCACGAACCGCTGTTCGCCCTGGTGCGCCCCGCCGTGGACGCCATCCTGGAAACCCTGGCCGGCGACGGCTTCGAGGTCTTCGACGCCTACCACGCCTTTTCGGGGCGCTTCGCCAAACGCTACTCCTGGTGCCCCTCCCTCCAGCTGCTTGCGGTCATCGGCGCGGACCAGCGCGTCTACGCCTGCCAGGACAAGGCCTACAACCGCCGCTGCGGCCTGCTCGGCAGCATCCGGCGGCGGCGGTTCAAGGAGTTCTGGCTGGACGGCAAGGACAAGTTCTTCGCCATCGACCCGTCCCGCGACTGCCCCCACCACTGCGTGGCCCAGGCCAAAAACGAACTGGTGCTCGGCTACCTGGGCGCGGACCCGCAACACCTGCCCTTCGTGTGA
- a CDS encoding NAD-dependent epimerase/dehydratase family protein — MDNVKSVCVTGGAGYVGSALVPGLLADGYKVTVLDLYLYGQEALAACRGNPALTEVAGDIRDTALLRRVLPGHDAVIHLACISNDPSYELNPALGKSINYDAFPPLVAASKAAGVRRFLYASSSSVYGIKDDAEVTEDLPLAPLTDYSRYKALCEDYLHAAGGEGFTVTTLRPSTVCGYAPRLRLDLTVNILTSHALGKGVITVFGGGQKRPNLHIDDMADVYRQLLKEPARRIHDKIYNVGYQNYTVREIAEIVRRTLGGDIAVTVTPSNDNRSYHVNADKIRRELGYAPTRTLEDAVLGLQRAFAGGLIPDPDDIKYSNIKTMRHANLA, encoded by the coding sequence ATGGACAACGTGAAGTCGGTCTGCGTCACCGGCGGCGCCGGGTACGTCGGCTCCGCCCTGGTGCCGGGGCTGCTCGCGGACGGCTACAAGGTGACCGTGCTGGACCTGTACCTTTACGGCCAGGAAGCGCTGGCCGCCTGCCGGGGCAATCCGGCCCTGACGGAGGTCGCCGGCGACATCCGCGACACCGCCCTGCTGCGCCGCGTCCTCCCCGGCCACGACGCGGTCATCCACCTGGCCTGCATTTCCAACGACCCGAGCTACGAGCTCAATCCGGCCCTGGGCAAGTCCATCAACTACGACGCCTTCCCGCCCCTGGTCGCGGCAAGCAAGGCCGCCGGGGTCAGGCGCTTCCTCTACGCCTCGAGCTCCAGCGTCTACGGCATCAAGGACGACGCCGAGGTCACCGAGGACCTGCCGCTTGCGCCCCTGACCGACTATTCCCGGTACAAGGCCCTGTGCGAGGACTACCTGCACGCCGCCGGCGGCGAGGGCTTTACCGTCACGACACTTCGCCCGTCCACGGTCTGCGGCTACGCCCCCCGGCTGCGCCTGGACCTGACGGTCAACATCCTGACCAGCCACGCCCTCGGCAAGGGCGTGATCACGGTGTTCGGCGGCGGGCAAAAACGGCCCAACCTGCACATCGACGACATGGCCGACGTCTACCGCCAACTGCTCAAGGAACCGGCGCGGCGCATCCACGACAAGATCTACAACGTGGGCTACCAGAACTACACCGTCCGGGAGATCGCCGAGATCGTGCGCCGCACGCTCGGGGGCGACATCGCCGTCACGGTGACCCCGAGCAACGACAACCGTTCCTACCACGTCAATGCCGACAAGATCCGGCGCGAACTGGGCTACGCCCCGACCCGGACCCTGGAGGACGCCGTGCTGGGCCTGCAGCGGGCCTTCGCCGGGGGGCTGATTCCCGATCCCGACGACATCAAGTACTCCAACATCAAGACCATGCGACACGCGAACCTGGCCTAA
- a CDS encoding methyltransferase domain-containing protein — MPAPCIACGHEAAAPLLDLGDIPASGVFLESPDQAPATVRLAYAFCPVCGLIRQRGAPAETAYAGADRATARRQFAYVHDLLRRTAALAPPGDGLVLDVGANDGAFLDLAARAGYRRRLGVEPSRACAAACAARGHAVVAAPLDRDTAAGIRREHGPAAIVFCRHTIEHVADPLGLLEAAAACLAPDGLLVLETPHAAWPVAALRVHELWQEHLFVFHPANLTRLLGRAGLAVVAAEAYRHDGTFDQVCWARPGLAARPGTPPAFLEACRALGGRFAAFAAGLRHRAAGWPRPVAAMGAAHVQAHFLLFTGLGAVVDHILDDDPRKRGRWLPVPRPVPVIGTAEGIARAPATLLETAFAYPDWTRRVREGLGPAAVAVDPYAGVAWDPDGAGRKP; from the coding sequence ATGCCGGCACCATGCATCGCCTGCGGGCACGAGGCCGCCGCCCCGCTGCTCGACCTGGGGGACATCCCGGCCAGCGGCGTTTTCCTTGAAAGCCCCGACCAGGCGCCGGCCACCGTCCGCCTGGCCTACGCGTTCTGCCCGGTCTGCGGCCTGATCCGCCAGCGCGGCGCCCCGGCCGAAACCGCTTACGCCGGGGCCGACCGGGCCACGGCCCGGCGCCAGTTCGCCTACGTCCACGACCTGCTGCGGCGCACCGCCGCCCTGGCCCCGCCCGGCGACGGCCTCGTCCTGGACGTGGGGGCCAACGACGGGGCCTTCCTGGACCTGGCCGCCCGGGCCGGCTACCGCCGGCGGCTGGGCGTGGAGCCGTCCCGGGCCTGCGCCGCCGCCTGCGCCGCCCGGGGCCACGCCGTGGTCGCCGCCCCCCTGGACCGGGACACGGCCGCGGGCATCCGCCGGGAACACGGCCCGGCCGCCATCGTCTTTTGCCGCCACACCATCGAGCACGTCGCCGACCCGCTGGGCTTGCTGGAGGCGGCGGCGGCCTGCCTGGCCCCGGACGGGCTGCTGGTCCTCGAAACCCCTCACGCCGCCTGGCCCGTGGCCGCGCTTCGCGTCCACGAACTGTGGCAGGAGCATCTGTTTGTCTTCCACCCGGCCAACCTGACCCGGCTGCTCGGCCGGGCCGGGTTGGCCGTGGTCGCGGCCGAGGCCTACCGCCACGACGGCACCTTCGACCAGGTATGCTGGGCCAGGCCGGGGCTTGCCGCCCGGCCGGGCACGCCGCCGGCCTTCCTGGAGGCCTGCCGCGCCCTCGGGGGCCGGTTCGCGGCCTTCGCCGCCGGGCTGCGCCACCGGGCGGCCGGCTGGCCCCGGCCCGTGGCGGCCATGGGCGCGGCCCACGTGCAGGCCCACTTCCTGCTTTTCACCGGCCTTGGCGCGGTGGTGGACCACATCCTGGACGACGACCCGCGAAAGCGCGGTCGGTGGCTGCCCGTGCCCCGGCCGGTGCCCGTGATCGGCACGGCCGAGGGCATCGCCCGCGCCCCGGCCACGCTGTTGGAAACCGCCTTCGCCTATCCCGACTGGACGCGCCGGGTGCGGGAAGGACTGGGGCCGGCGGCCGTCGCGGTCGATCCCTACGCCGGTGTGGCCTGGGACCCGGACGGCGCCGGCCGTAAGCCCTGA
- a CDS encoding class I SAM-dependent methyltransferase, translating into MGRLRSFFTPLHQRTSRDYLARMTDDKVGCMRVAKRYDADYWDGDRRFGYGGYRYDGRWAPVARAMIEAYGLTAASRVLDVGCGKAHLLHELRALLPGLTVCGLDVSAHALAGAPASVRADLRPHRAQDPLPFDDGQFDLALSLGCLHNLRLFELEAALAGIERVGRRKFVMVESYRDEQELFNLQCWALTCQAFFDTAEWVWLFERFGYTGDYEFIYFT; encoded by the coding sequence ATGGGACGGTTGCGCTCCTTTTTCACGCCCCTGCACCAGCGCACCAGCCGCGACTACCTCGCCCGCATGACCGACGACAAGGTCGGCTGCATGCGCGTGGCCAAGCGCTACGACGCCGACTACTGGGACGGCGACCGGCGCTTCGGCTACGGCGGCTACCGCTACGACGGCCGCTGGGCGCCCGTGGCCCGGGCCATGATCGAGGCCTACGGGCTGACCGCCGCGTCGCGCGTGCTGGACGTGGGCTGCGGCAAGGCCCATCTGCTCCACGAGCTGCGCGCGCTGCTGCCGGGGCTTACGGTGTGCGGCCTGGACGTCTCGGCCCACGCCCTGGCCGGGGCGCCGGCCTCGGTGCGGGCCGACCTGCGCCCGCACCGGGCCCAGGACCCCCTGCCCTTCGACGACGGCCAGTTCGACCTGGCCCTGTCCCTGGGCTGCCTGCACAACCTGCGGTTGTTCGAGCTGGAGGCCGCCCTGGCCGGGATCGAGCGGGTGGGCCGGCGCAAGTTCGTCATGGTCGAAAGCTACCGGGACGAGCAGGAGCTGTTCAACCTCCAGTGCTGGGCGCTCACCTGCCAGGCCTTTTTCGATACGGCGGAGTGGGTTTGGCTTTTCGAGCGGTTCGGCTACACCGGCGATTACGAATTCATCTATTTCACCTAA